In a single window of the Streptomyces sp. CGMCC 4.7035 genome:
- a CDS encoding FAD-dependent oxidoreductase encodes MLRVAVVGSGPSGVYTAQSLVQQDPEVRVDVLDRLPCPYGLVRYGVAPDHEKIKSLQNNLRTVLEHDRVRFLGGLQVGTGGVPPARLRELYHAVVYCVGAATDRHLGIPGEDLPGSWSATEFVSWYSAHPDAVADGFLLGTRTAVVIGVGNVAVDVTRMLARGVTELSPTDMPQAALTALAASGVTEIHMVGRRGPSQARFTTKELRELGTLPDTEVVVDEEELALDPGYVDPSGLPAPQRRNIEVLRGWAATPPRGAAHRIRLRFFLRPVELLAAGNRVGAVRFERTRPDGSGGVTGSGRYEDIETQLVLRSVGYRGVPLEGLPFDGETGTVPHRAGRVLREGAVSPGEYVAGWIKRGPTGVIGTNRPCAKETVTSLLEDAPGLVRREVPEDAPQALRADGLAPVEWSGWLAIERAEAELGASLGRRVVKLPDWESLLAAANCGAP; translated from the coding sequence GTGCTGCGTGTCGCCGTCGTCGGCTCCGGGCCCAGTGGTGTCTACACCGCCCAGAGCCTTGTCCAGCAGGATCCAGAGGTGCGCGTCGACGTCCTCGACCGGCTGCCCTGCCCGTATGGGCTGGTGCGGTACGGGGTGGCGCCGGACCACGAGAAGATCAAGTCCCTGCAGAACAATCTGCGCACGGTCCTGGAGCACGACCGGGTCCGGTTCCTCGGCGGCCTCCAGGTGGGTACGGGCGGCGTGCCGCCCGCCCGGCTGCGCGAGCTGTACCACGCGGTCGTCTACTGCGTGGGCGCCGCGACCGACCGCCATCTGGGCATCCCGGGCGAGGATCTGCCCGGCAGCTGGTCGGCTACCGAATTCGTGTCCTGGTACAGCGCGCACCCGGACGCCGTAGCCGACGGGTTCCTGCTCGGCACACGGACGGCCGTGGTCATCGGTGTCGGGAACGTCGCGGTGGACGTGACCCGCATGCTGGCCCGCGGGGTGACGGAGCTGAGCCCGACCGACATGCCGCAGGCGGCGCTGACCGCGTTGGCCGCCAGCGGGGTCACCGAGATCCACATGGTGGGGCGGCGCGGCCCCTCGCAGGCCCGCTTCACCACCAAGGAGCTGCGCGAGCTGGGCACCCTGCCGGACACCGAGGTGGTCGTGGACGAGGAGGAGCTGGCGCTCGATCCCGGGTACGTCGACCCGTCCGGACTGCCGGCCCCCCAGCGCCGCAACATCGAGGTGCTGCGCGGCTGGGCCGCGACACCGCCACGGGGCGCCGCGCACCGGATCCGGCTGCGCTTCTTCCTGCGGCCGGTCGAACTGCTCGCCGCCGGCAACCGCGTGGGCGCGGTGCGCTTCGAGCGGACGCGCCCCGACGGAAGCGGCGGAGTGACGGGCAGCGGGCGGTACGAGGACATCGAGACACAACTCGTGCTGCGCTCGGTCGGCTATCGCGGAGTGCCGCTGGAGGGGCTGCCGTTCGACGGGGAGACCGGCACCGTGCCGCATCGCGCCGGGCGGGTGCTGCGGGAGGGGGCCGTCTCGCCGGGCGAGTATGTCGCGGGCTGGATCAAGCGGGGCCCGACGGGCGTCATCGGCACGAACCGTCCGTGCGCGAAGGAGACGGTGACGTCACTGCTGGAGGACGCGCCCGGGCTGGTACGGCGTGAGGTCCCCGAGGACGCGCCGCAGGCGCTCCGGGCGGACGGGCTCGCGCCGGTCGAGTGGTCGGGCTGGCTGGCGATCGAGCGGGCGGAGGCGGAACTGGGGGCGTCGCTGGGCCGCAGAGTGGTGAAGCTCCCGGATTGGGAGTCCCTTCTGGCCGCCGCGAACTGCGGCGCACCCTGA
- a CDS encoding DUF305 domain-containing protein: protein MNSFDHTRAPGRHASVVSLLALPLAVALLAGCDSGSSTNSAAPKGPSVIAPGKPGEAAKTLSAEEAATRRAEDDTPNAADFSYARMMIEHHAQALEMARLAPKHAESEKVKRLAERIVAAQKPEIAAMEGWLKTHDSEGQGPSHQHGTMPGMATEAQLKRLRAAEGEAFDELFLKLMITHHGGAITMATEVKAQGNNLQIEEMADDVIAQQTSEISRMRDML, encoded by the coding sequence ATGAACTCCTTTGATCACACGCGTGCGCCCGGTCGCCACGCGTCCGTCGTATCGCTGCTGGCATTGCCGCTGGCAGTGGCCCTGCTCGCCGGCTGCGACTCCGGATCGAGCACCAACTCCGCGGCACCGAAGGGCCCTTCGGTGATCGCGCCCGGAAAGCCTGGAGAGGCGGCCAAAACGCTTTCCGCCGAAGAGGCCGCCACACGGCGCGCCGAGGACGACACCCCGAACGCGGCGGACTTCTCCTACGCGCGGATGATGATCGAGCACCATGCGCAGGCCCTGGAGATGGCCCGACTCGCACCGAAACACGCCGAGTCGGAGAAGGTGAAGCGGCTGGCAGAGCGGATCGTGGCCGCACAAAAGCCCGAAATCGCCGCTATGGAGGGCTGGTTGAAGACGCACGACAGCGAGGGTCAGGGCCCCTCGCACCAGCACGGCACGATGCCCGGCATGGCGACCGAGGCCCAGCTGAAGCGGCTGCGCGCGGCCGAGGGCGAGGCGTTCGACGAGCTGTTCCTCAAGCTGATGATCACGCACCACGGCGGGGCGATCACCATGGCCACGGAGGTGAAGGCGCAGGGCAACAACCTACAGATCGAGGAAATGGCCGACGACGTGATCGCGCAGCAGACGAGCGAGATCAGCCGGATGCGCGACATGCTGTGA
- a CDS encoding TetR/AcrR family transcriptional regulator has translation MSPRSASVNEELRRRSRERLLQAAVELVSERGYDATTLGDIADRAGSARGLVSYYFPGKRQLLQSAVHRLMHRTLEEALEREPRTEDGRERMARAIDAILGLTAHHPVLMRQHMAGMLQAEGFVQCPEQKRLAELLRDTVERRGSADVDTDYPMLRALLMGAVYAALVPGVPMPLPVLRAELFKRYGLDREMGAPPEPEATGGAYETDLSRFFATESRNPEKDGQSK, from the coding sequence ATGTCCCCGCGCAGCGCCTCGGTCAATGAAGAATTGCGGCGGCGTTCGCGCGAACGGCTCCTGCAGGCCGCGGTCGAGCTGGTCAGCGAGCGCGGCTACGACGCGACGACGCTCGGCGACATCGCGGACCGCGCCGGCTCCGCACGGGGTCTGGTCTCGTACTACTTCCCCGGCAAGCGTCAGCTCCTCCAGTCGGCGGTGCACCGGCTGATGCACCGCACTCTGGAGGAGGCGCTGGAGCGCGAGCCGCGCACCGAGGACGGACGGGAGCGGATGGCGCGGGCCATCGACGCGATCCTGGGCCTCACCGCGCACCACCCCGTGCTCATGCGTCAGCACATGGCGGGCATGCTGCAGGCCGAGGGGTTCGTGCAGTGCCCGGAGCAGAAGCGGCTGGCGGAGCTGCTGCGGGACACCGTCGAGCGGCGCGGGTCCGCGGACGTCGACACCGACTACCCGATGCTGCGGGCCCTGCTGATGGGCGCGGTCTACGCGGCGCTGGTGCCGGGCGTTCCGATGCCACTGCCCGTGCTGCGGGCCGAGCTCTTCAAGCGGTACGGCCTGGACCGGGAGATGGGTGCCCCGCCGGAACCGGAGGCGACCGGCGGGGCGTACGAGACGGATCTGTCTCGGTTCTTCGCGACGGAGAGCCGTAACCCGGAGAAGGACGGTCAGTCGAAGTAG
- a CDS encoding LVIVD repeat-containing protein encodes MTLSHAPRTRRRRLGVGAAAAGLLAALLTAGPAAATPDPGDGPAAREVSKSAATEAGKAIASGEIPGQDEIVHSANVDHLANVPKDALAGINSDLAFQGKYAFAGNYDGFRIFDISNPKTPKTVAQVLCPGSQNDVSVSGNLLFLSTDSSRSDSSCNSTTQPATEKSSWEGMKVFDITDKTNPKYVAAVETACGSHTHTLVPKRKNVYIYVSSYSPSASFPDCQPPHDGISVIKVPREAPEKAAVVNFPVLFPGDGPDGGGNPGSPTNPGVSKTTGCHDITVLPDKDLAAGACMGDGILFSIEDPEHPKVIDQVQDNVNFAFWHSATFNQKADKVVFTDELGGGGGATCNAAIGPDRGADGIYDIVGKGEHRKLVFRGYYKIPRHQADTENCVAHNGSLIPVKGRDLMVQAWYQGGVSVWDFTDSANPKEIAYFERGPLTTDKLTVGGSWSAYYYNGYIYSNDIAKGLDVLKLNDRRTDPAQRVRLRELNVQTQPDYFD; translated from the coding sequence GTGACCCTGTCCCACGCCCCTCGAACGCGCCGCAGACGCCTGGGAGTCGGTGCTGCCGCGGCCGGACTCCTGGCCGCGCTGCTCACGGCCGGCCCCGCGGCCGCCACCCCCGACCCCGGGGACGGCCCGGCCGCGCGCGAGGTGTCCAAGAGCGCGGCGACCGAGGCCGGAAAGGCGATCGCGAGCGGCGAGATACCCGGCCAGGACGAGATCGTCCACTCCGCCAACGTCGACCACCTCGCCAACGTCCCCAAGGACGCCCTCGCAGGCATCAATTCGGACCTGGCCTTCCAGGGCAAGTACGCCTTCGCCGGCAACTACGACGGCTTCCGCATCTTCGACATCAGCAACCCGAAGACCCCGAAGACGGTCGCTCAGGTCCTGTGCCCCGGCTCGCAGAACGACGTCTCCGTCTCCGGCAACCTTCTCTTCCTGTCCACCGACTCCTCACGCAGCGACAGCAGTTGCAACAGCACCACACAGCCCGCGACCGAGAAGTCCTCCTGGGAGGGCATGAAGGTCTTCGACATCACCGACAAGACCAACCCCAAGTACGTCGCGGCCGTCGAGACCGCCTGCGGCTCGCACACCCACACGCTGGTGCCCAAGCGCAAGAACGTCTACATCTACGTCTCCTCGTACTCGCCGAGCGCCTCCTTCCCCGACTGCCAGCCGCCGCACGACGGCATCTCGGTCATCAAGGTGCCGCGCGAGGCCCCCGAGAAGGCGGCCGTGGTGAACTTCCCGGTGCTGTTCCCGGGTGACGGCCCGGACGGCGGCGGCAACCCGGGCTCACCCACCAACCCGGGCGTCTCCAAGACCACCGGCTGCCACGACATCACCGTGCTTCCGGACAAGGACCTGGCGGCCGGTGCCTGCATGGGCGACGGCATCCTGTTCTCCATCGAGGACCCGGAGCACCCGAAGGTCATCGACCAGGTGCAGGACAACGTGAACTTCGCGTTCTGGCACTCGGCGACCTTCAACCAGAAGGCCGACAAGGTCGTGTTCACGGACGAGTTGGGCGGTGGCGGCGGCGCCACCTGCAACGCGGCCATCGGCCCGGACCGCGGCGCCGACGGCATCTACGACATCGTCGGTAAGGGCGAACACCGCAAGCTGGTCTTCCGCGGCTACTACAAGATCCCCCGCCACCAGGCGGACACCGAGAACTGCGTGGCCCACAACGGCTCGCTCATCCCGGTCAAGGGCAGGGACCTCATGGTGCAGGCCTGGTACCAGGGCGGCGTCTCCGTCTGGGACTTCACCGACTCCGCGAACCCCAAGGAGATCGCCTACTTCGAACGCGGCCCGCTGACCACCGACAAGCTCACCGTCGGGGGGTCGTGGTCGGCGTACTACTACAACGGCTACATCTACTCGAACGACATCGCCAAGGGCCTCGACGTCCTGAAACTGAACGACCGCCGCACGGACCCGGCACAGCGGGTCAGGCTGCGCGAGCTGAACGTTCAGACACAGCCGGACTACTTCGACTGA
- a CDS encoding DUF6214 family protein, giving the protein MSVWPAWEVQDHESAVSWFGVRLDFPDGGQVDVLAVVAAGCVAIEEVRAQPPLSLDDLAALADWIEEPLLEACGAAPEPSHEPAPAPAPRADPDWPGGLEGWRLVAQEYLAAQRQGIDPVSAVMRMTGCSRRTSLKLIGGARDIGLLTPRHAQR; this is encoded by the coding sequence GTGTCCGTGTGGCCCGCGTGGGAAGTGCAGGACCATGAGAGCGCTGTCTCGTGGTTCGGTGTCCGGCTGGACTTCCCCGACGGGGGACAGGTCGACGTCCTCGCCGTCGTGGCCGCCGGATGTGTGGCGATCGAGGAGGTGCGGGCTCAGCCGCCCCTGTCGCTCGACGACCTCGCCGCGCTCGCCGACTGGATCGAGGAACCGCTGCTGGAGGCGTGCGGCGCGGCGCCCGAACCCTCGCACGAGCCGGCCCCGGCACCCGCCCCCCGCGCCGACCCCGACTGGCCGGGCGGCCTCGAAGGGTGGCGCCTGGTCGCGCAGGAGTACCTGGCGGCCCAGCGGCAGGGCATCGACCCGGTGTCCGCCGTGATGCGGATGACCGGATGCAGCCGCCGTACATCACTGAAACTGATCGGCGGAGCACGCGACATCGGGCTCCTGACGCCACGTCACGCCCAACGCTGA